A DNA window from Nitrospira sp. contains the following coding sequences:
- a CDS encoding NDP-sugar synthase (MaGe:77310019), translating to MILAAGFGTRLRPLTNTIPKPLLPVAGTPLIVWNLLLLKQHGFRDVVINLHHLGPMIEQALGSGAQFGLRLLYSHEPVILGTGGGIKHAERYFSNEPVLILNGDTLFDLDLAALCAFHHERKALATLVLREDPDAAVWGLVEVGADNRIVRINGKGLVDQASPTVPRMFAGIHILHSRLLRDIPKEVASSIIDPYVAAIGRGEPLLGYDLNGYWSDVGTPARYGQAERDVKAGLLRLEDRQIRSS from the coding sequence ATGATTCTCGCGGCGGGTTTCGGAACCCGTCTCCGGCCACTGACCAACACAATTCCCAAACCGCTGCTTCCGGTTGCCGGCACCCCGTTGATTGTGTGGAATCTCCTGCTGCTGAAGCAGCATGGATTCCGCGACGTCGTCATTAATCTGCACCATCTCGGCCCAATGATCGAGCAGGCGCTGGGGAGCGGCGCACAATTCGGCTTGCGCCTGCTCTATTCGCATGAGCCGGTCATTTTAGGGACGGGCGGGGGAATCAAGCATGCCGAGCGATATTTCTCCAATGAGCCTGTGTTGATCCTGAACGGCGATACGCTGTTCGATCTGGATCTCGCAGCGTTGTGCGCGTTCCATCATGAGCGCAAGGCGCTGGCGACGCTGGTGTTGCGGGAAGATCCCGATGCGGCGGTTTGGGGGCTCGTCGAGGTCGGCGCGGACAATCGCATTGTCCGGATCAATGGGAAAGGGCTGGTGGATCAGGCGTCGCCCACGGTCCCGCGCATGTTTGCCGGCATCCACATTCTGCACTCCAGGCTGTTGCGGGATATTCCCAAAGAAGTGGCGTCGTCGATTATCGACCCCTATGTGGCCGCGATCGGACGGGGCGAACCGTTGCTGGGCTACGATTTGAACGGGTATTGGTCCGATGTCGGCACACCGGCGCGCTATGGGCAGGCTGAACGGGATGTGAAGGCCGGGTTGCTGCGGCTGGAAGATCGGCAGATTCGCTCCAGTTGA
- a CDS encoding Transcriptional regulatory protein ZraR (MaGe:77310020): MKAKLLIVDDDVDIVTVLEDRLQASGYATVVARDGQQALDQIEQESPNLILLDLDLPKLTGIQVLKRLAQIKPVDDPPVIVMTAHGSVTAAVEAMKEGAYDFLTKPLDKDHLLIVIRKALERDSLKQQVAYLRSEVDGRYANIIGPSPTVRNVVEAAQRAARSDAGVLLLGESGTGKELFARSIHQWSLRHAMPLVVINCVALTETLLENELFGHERGAFTGADRLQKGKLEMADGGTVFLDEIGDMSLPLQAKLLRVLQDREFQRVGGTKTVSVSIRIIAATNKDLRQAVKAGQFREDLYFRLNVITLTLPPLRERRGDIPALAQFFLERHAREAKRPAATLSPASMEALAQYPWPGNIRELDNVIARAVVLSPTDRIEPEMIALLPEDAHLRGEEGSGLSYLDLPYHESMEAHSRYIIARAIEQADGNQTRAAEHLQLQRTYLARLIKQQRDRQDGRGESRGEL, from the coding sequence ATGAAAGCCAAACTCCTCATTGTCGACGACGACGTGGATATCGTCACAGTGCTGGAAGACCGGCTGCAAGCCTCGGGCTATGCGACGGTCGTCGCCCGGGACGGGCAACAGGCGCTCGATCAGATCGAACAGGAATCGCCCAACCTCATCCTGCTCGATCTCGACCTTCCGAAACTGACCGGCATTCAAGTCCTCAAACGGCTCGCCCAGATCAAACCTGTCGACGACCCGCCTGTCATCGTCATGACCGCGCACGGATCGGTCACCGCCGCCGTCGAGGCCATGAAAGAGGGCGCCTACGATTTCCTCACCAAACCGCTCGACAAAGACCATCTCCTCATCGTCATCCGCAAAGCCCTGGAGCGCGACTCGCTCAAGCAACAAGTCGCCTACCTGCGCTCGGAAGTCGATGGCCGCTATGCCAATATCATCGGCCCCAGTCCAACGGTCCGCAACGTCGTCGAAGCCGCGCAGCGGGCCGCACGCTCCGACGCCGGCGTTCTGCTGCTCGGCGAAAGCGGCACAGGCAAAGAGCTCTTCGCCCGCTCGATCCATCAGTGGAGCCTGCGGCACGCCATGCCGCTGGTGGTGATCAACTGTGTCGCACTGACGGAAACCCTGCTGGAAAATGAGCTCTTCGGCCATGAGCGCGGCGCGTTCACCGGCGCCGACCGGCTGCAGAAGGGCAAGCTGGAAATGGCGGACGGAGGAACGGTCTTTCTCGATGAAATCGGAGACATGTCGCTGCCGCTGCAAGCGAAGCTATTGCGCGTCTTGCAAGACCGGGAATTTCAGCGCGTCGGGGGAACCAAAACCGTCTCGGTGAGTATCCGCATCATTGCCGCCACTAATAAGGATCTGCGGCAAGCGGTCAAGGCCGGGCAGTTCCGCGAAGATCTCTACTTTCGCCTCAATGTCATTACCCTTACCCTGCCGCCGTTGCGGGAGCGCCGCGGAGACATTCCCGCGCTGGCGCAGTTTTTCCTCGAACGGCACGCGCGGGAAGCCAAACGCCCGGCGGCGACGCTCAGCCCGGCCTCAATGGAAGCCCTCGCACAATATCCCTGGCCGGGGAACATTCGTGAATTGGACAATGTCATTGCCCGGGCGGTCGTGCTCAGCCCGACCGACAGGATTGAACCGGAGATGATCGCGTTACTTCCCGAAGACGCCCATCTTCGCGGAGAAGAAGGATCAGGGCTCTCGTACCTCGATCTGCCCTATCACGAGTCGATGGAAGCGCACAGCCGCTATATCATTGCACGGGCGATTGAACAGGCCGATGGGAATCAGACACGCGCAGCCGAGCATCTCCAGTTGCAGCGCACCTACCTAGCCCGGCTGATCAAGCAGCAACGCGACCGGCAAGATGGCCGAGGGGAAAGCCGTGGAGAACTATAG
- a CDS encoding hypothetical protein (Evidence 4 : Unknown function but conserved in other organisms; MaGe:77310021), which yields MAQIVPFRGVRYDAAIAGAARDVAAPPYDIIDAAGQKALYDRNPHNVIRLELGMDQVGDGPANNRYTRAGATLSQWMQSGALKRDSHPTIYYHTIEYVPPGADPNGPRKTLRGFIATFKLEEFGTGAIYPHENTRAAAKTDRLNLMEACRANFSPIWSLYSDPQDTILSALAQAAKSMAPAVEFRDDVGFEQRLWAISDPAITQKVVAAMASKPIFIADGHHRYETALNYQKLRRQQAGQTGNAQGLQPYDSVLMLLTPIEDPGLTVLPTHRVTTTPLPSFDQVKALFADTFDLREYPFTAQTQATVRAQFIDAMRTQGRTTPMFGLALKGRDTYLTLALKAAHRPPASASPRTKLDVSLLQQLVVAKLCPTQQEQEAILYTKDDHDALDWAANGTGTGALLLNATKVSEVKDVATAGERMPHKSTYFFPKPLTGLVMNVMEG from the coding sequence ATGGCCCAGATTGTCCCCTTTCGCGGTGTGCGCTACGACGCCGCCATTGCCGGTGCGGCGCGCGACGTCGCCGCGCCGCCCTACGACATCATCGACGCAGCCGGCCAGAAAGCCCTCTACGACCGGAATCCGCACAATGTCATTCGCCTGGAACTGGGAATGGACCAAGTCGGCGACGGTCCGGCCAATAACCGCTACACCAGAGCCGGGGCTACGCTCTCGCAATGGATGCAGTCAGGAGCGTTGAAACGCGATTCTCACCCGACGATTTACTACCATACGATTGAATATGTTCCGCCCGGAGCCGATCCCAACGGTCCGCGAAAAACACTGCGCGGCTTCATTGCGACATTCAAGCTGGAAGAGTTCGGCACCGGAGCCATCTATCCGCACGAAAACACCCGCGCCGCCGCCAAAACCGACCGCTTGAACCTCATGGAAGCCTGCCGCGCGAACTTCAGCCCGATCTGGTCGCTTTATTCAGACCCTCAGGACACCATCCTCTCGGCCCTGGCGCAGGCGGCAAAATCGATGGCGCCTGCGGTGGAATTCCGCGATGACGTTGGGTTTGAACAGCGCCTCTGGGCTATCTCGGATCCGGCCATCACCCAAAAAGTCGTGGCGGCCATGGCCAGCAAGCCCATCTTCATCGCCGACGGCCACCACCGGTACGAAACGGCGCTGAACTACCAAAAGCTGCGCCGTCAACAGGCCGGCCAAACGGGAAACGCTCAGGGCTTGCAGCCCTATGATAGCGTCCTCATGCTCCTCACTCCGATCGAAGACCCAGGACTGACCGTGTTGCCCACCCACCGAGTGACAACGACGCCATTGCCTTCGTTCGATCAGGTGAAGGCGCTCTTTGCCGATACCTTCGACCTGCGAGAATATCCATTTACGGCTCAGACGCAAGCCACGGTTCGCGCACAGTTCATCGACGCCATGCGCACGCAAGGACGGACAACCCCGATGTTCGGGCTGGCACTCAAGGGGCGCGATACCTATCTGACCTTGGCCCTGAAAGCCGCGCATCGCCCACCGGCCAGCGCGTCGCCCCGTACCAAGCTGGATGTCTCGCTCTTGCAACAGTTGGTCGTTGCCAAACTCTGTCCGACGCAACAGGAACAGGAAGCCATTCTCTATACAAAGGACGACCACGATGCTCTGGACTGGGCCGCGAACGGCACCGGCACAGGAGCGCTGCTCTTGAACGCCACCAAGGTGAGCGAGGTCAAGGACGTGGCCACAGCGGGCGAACGGATGCCGCACAAGTCCACTTACTTCTTCCCGAAACCGTTGACGGGCCTCGTAATGAACGTGATGGAGGGATGA
- a CDS encoding Aminoglycoside phosphotransferase (MaGe:77310018): protein MTTANPAPPKAPLTPPDRALVARTIESRLSPGLVLRELQPLPGDASNRRYFRAILAGGPPQSVILMQLAEPEGFKQSEEAVSGAMHQIAELPFLNILSHLGKAGVSVPALHHYDQAAGLLYLEDFGDLTLAEAVRGADAPSLESRYKQAINVLVQMQVKATSPADPGCLAFHRSFDVPLLMWEFDHFLEYGIVARQGKPMCSEDWTAIRGEFEKIAEHLAGQPRVFTHRDYHSRNLMVDGLRLGVIDFQDALMGPATYDLASLLRDAYIALDEPLVDRLVNYYLDQLAEHRQVWTNRAAFRRLFDLTSIQRNMKAAGRFVYIDQVKGNPKFLADIPRVLGYVKRNLQHYPELAPLRKHLTPYVPELQ from the coding sequence ATGACTACTGCGAACCCGGCTCCACCGAAAGCGCCGCTTACACCTCCTGATCGAGCCCTCGTCGCCCGCACCATCGAATCGCGGTTGAGCCCCGGTCTGGTGTTGCGCGAACTCCAGCCGCTGCCCGGGGACGCCTCGAACCGGCGGTACTTCCGTGCGATCCTCGCAGGTGGGCCTCCCCAGTCGGTGATCCTCATGCAGTTGGCGGAGCCGGAGGGGTTTAAGCAATCGGAAGAAGCGGTCAGCGGCGCGATGCACCAGATCGCCGAGTTGCCGTTTCTGAATATCTTGTCGCATCTTGGAAAGGCCGGGGTGTCGGTCCCGGCGCTGCATCACTACGATCAAGCTGCGGGGTTGCTGTATCTCGAAGATTTTGGCGATCTGACGCTGGCCGAAGCGGTGCGAGGAGCCGATGCGCCGAGCCTGGAGTCGCGCTACAAACAGGCGATCAATGTGCTGGTTCAAATGCAGGTGAAGGCGACCTCGCCGGCCGATCCCGGCTGCCTGGCGTTCCACCGGAGCTTCGATGTGCCGCTGCTCATGTGGGAGTTCGACCATTTTCTGGAATACGGCATCGTGGCGCGCCAGGGCAAGCCGATGTGCTCGGAGGATTGGACGGCGATCCGCGGGGAATTCGAGAAGATTGCCGAGCATCTGGCGGGACAGCCGCGGGTATTCACGCATCGCGACTATCATTCGCGCAATCTGATGGTCGATGGACTGCGTTTGGGCGTCATCGACTTTCAGGACGCGCTCATGGGGCCCGCAACCTATGACTTGGCGTCGTTGCTGCGGGATGCCTACATCGCTCTCGACGAACCGCTGGTGGACCGGTTAGTGAATTACTATCTCGATCAGCTGGCCGAGCACCGGCAGGTGTGGACCAACCGCGCCGCTTTTCGGCGGTTGTTCGACCTCACGAGCATCCAGCGAAATATGAAAGCCGCCGGACGGTTTGTGTATATCGACCAAGTGAAGGGGAACCCCAAATTTCTGGCGGATATCCCGCGTGTGTTGGGCTATGTCAAACGGAATTTGCAGCACTATCCGGAGCTCGCGCCGCTCCGCAAGCACCTCACTCCGTATGTGCCTGAATTGCAGTGA